GATTCAACTCCCCGCAGAAGTCAGGAATTTCACGCACCCGACCCGGTGTCGTCGAGACAGCCGCCGGAGGCCGAGCCCGTTGTCCACCCGACGGCACCCGGCGGTCTTCCGGCTGTCCCCCGCTGCCACAGGGGGTCTTCCGGCTGTCCGACCAGGGGGACAGCCGGAGCGAAATGCCCCCGGCTGCGCGCATAGCGTTCCGGTGCGGGATCGCCCCCGCAGGCATCCCCCGGAAACTCGCACCCAGCCGAAGGAGCCTTACCCCATGGACCGGATCGATGCCACACGCCGCGGCGTGCTCTCGCTCGGCGCCGCGGCCGCCGCCACACCGTGGCTCGGCGCATCCCACGCCAACGCCCAAGCCCCGGCCCCCGCCGACACCGCACCCGGACCGCTGGACGAACTCGGCATCACCGAACTGCGCGAGCGGATGGACGACGGCCGGCTCGACGCCGTACGGCTCACCCGCTACTACCTGGACCGAATCGAACGCATCGACCCGCTCCTGCACGCCGTGATCGAGGTCAATCCCGACGCACTGAGCGAGGCCCGCCGCCTGGACGCCGAACGGCAACCCCGTGGACCGCTGCACGGCATCCCCGTCGTACTGAAGGACCTGGTGGAGACAGCGGACCGGATGCACACCACCGCTGGGGCGCTCGCGTTGGAGGGCCTGCGGCCGGCGCGGGACGCCACCGTCGCCGCCCGGCTGCGTGCGGCGGGTGCCGTCGTCCTCGGCAAGACCAATCTCAGCGAGTGGGCCGGCGGTCTGTCCCTCACCCACCACGCCGGCTGGAGCGCCCGCGGCGGGCAGACCCGCAACCCGTACAAGCTGGACCGCTCGCCGAACGAGTCCAGCTCCGGTACGGCGGTCGCCGCCGCGGCCAATCTGTGCGTCGCCGGGATCGGTACCGAGACGAACGGCTCGATCATCGACCCTGCCTCGGCGAACTCCGTCGTCGGCGTCAAACCGACCGTCGGACTCGTCGGACGCGGCGGTGTGATCCCCGGTGTGCCGAGCCAGGACAGTGTCGGCCCGATCGCCCGCACGGTCCGCGACGCCGCGATCCTGCTCGGCACCCTCGTCGGCGTCGACGCCCGCGATCCGGCGAGCGAGGCGAGCCGCGGGCACTTCCACCGTGACTACACCCGTTTCCTTCACGCGGACGGGCTGCGCGGCGCACGCATCGGCGTACCCCGAACCGTGTACTTCGGCTACAGCCACCACGCCGACGAGATCGCCGAGCGGGCGATCGCCACGCTGCGCGCCGCCGGAGCGACGGTGGTCGACCCGGCCGACATCCCGACCGCCGAGCAACTCGAGGATCTGCACAGCTCGTTGGTCGTCCAGGCCTACGAAATCAAGAAGGCGCTCAACGCCTATCTGGCCGGCGCCCCCGGCGACCACCCGCGCACCCTCGCCGAGCTGATCGCGTTCAACCGTGCCCACGCCGACCGCGAACTCCGCTACGTCCAGCAGGACGGACTGGAGATGGTGCAGCAACTGGACTTCTCCGAGCGCGAATACCGTGAGGCGCTGGCCACCAACCACCGGCTGTCCCGTGCCGAGGGGATCGACGCGGTGCTGCGCAAGTTCCGCCTGGACGCCCTGGTCATGCCGACCACCGGACCGCCGGCCAAGATCGACCTGGTCCTCGGGGACAGCTACGGCGGCGGCGCGTCGACGCCCGCCGCCCTCGCCGGGTACCCCGCGATCAGTGTCCCGGCCGGTTTCGCCTTCGGCCTTCCGGTCGGCCTGACGTTCATGGGTACGGCGTGGAGCGAGCCGACCCTGCTCCGCCTGGCGTACGCCTACGAGCAGGCGAGCCGGGTCCGCCGTCGGCCGACGTATCGCCCTGCCGACGTCGGCTTCTGACATGACACGGCCGGTCACTCGGCAGGCAGGCCCTCCCGCATCAACTTCGCGGTGGCCGTGGAGTCATAGCCCTCGGGAACGCCGCCGACGAGGATGATGTCGCCCTCGATATGCCGTGAGCGCAGCGGTGCGATCTCCTGGTAGGCCGCCGAGTCCCACCAGGCCCGCGCCTCGGCGATCCCGGGGAAACCGATCACCACGACGTGCCCGGGCCAACTGCCCTCCTTCACCTCGTGCTGCGTGGCGTGCACGAGCCAACGGCCGCCGTACGGCTCGAAGGTGGCCGGGATACGCTCGATGTACTCGGCGATCTCCGGGTGCGGGGCTGCCTCCTGCAGATGGGCTATGGCGTAGGCGGTCATGGTGTCCTTCCGGTCGACGGAACTCCGTACGCCGACCACCATGCCAAGCGCTCACGCCGAGGTCGATGACGTCACAGGTAAGGCGGGACCTGGTGACCTGTCCCGCAGGGTCCGGCCGACCGCGCTGCGGGAGATGTCTGGCGTGCTCGCACCCTGGTCCGCCGTCTACGGCCGGTTCCGGGTGTGGAGGGATGCGGGCGTCTTCGGCGCACTGCTGTCCGCCGCCTGTACGGCTTCTCCGTCCCCTGCGTCGATCACGGCGCCCTGCGGTGGCGATGCGGTCCGCGAGGCGGAGTGCGCCGACGGCGTGGGCCGCAGGACGATCCGGTAGAGCAGCACGCCGACGGCCAGGACGACCACCGCGAAAAGGAACGGGGCGTGAAACGATCCGGTGGCCTGTGCCAGCCACCCCGTGAACACCACGCCGCATCCGGTGGCCGCCGTATTGGCGAAGTTCATCAGCCCGCTGACCGCCCCGACCGTCCCGGGCTCGGCCAGCAGGCCCGGCAGACTCCAGGCGACGGGCGCGGCGATCGCCAGACCCGCGAGCGAGACGGACATCCAGGCCACCGCGGCGGCAGCGGACCCTGCGGTTCCCGCGGCGCCGATCGTCGCACCGCACACCAGCCCCGCGGTCAGGACGGTCCTGCGGACCCGTATCGGATCACGTCCCCGGGACACCAGCCGGTCCACCAGCCAGCCTCCGACGACGAGTTCGGCCACCGTCGCGACCCCCCACGGGATCATCGAGTGGAAGCCGGAGTTCAGCAGTCGAAGGCCGTACTCGCGCTGGAAGAACTCCGGCATCCACGTGACCACCACATTGATCGTGTAGCCGTAGCAGGCGAAGGCCATGGTCCAGCTCCTGCGCGAACGCAGTACGCAGCGGAGCCGGCCCGGCCGTCCACGGTCGGAGTCGCGCGCCCCGCCCTTCAGGATGAACTCCCGCTCGGTGTCGCGCAGCATGCGGTGCTCGGAAGGGTCCCGGTAGCCCCACCACCACGCCACCGAGAACAGCAGACTCAGCGCCGCGCTGAACAGGAACCCTGCTCTCCAGCCCCACTCGCTCATCACGAAGGCCAGCAGCGGGAACGCCACCATGTTGGCGACCTTGGTTGCTCCGTCGAACATCGCTGTCGCCATCCCCCGCTCACTGAGCGGGAACCACGTTGCGGTCGCCTTGGAGGCCCCGACCATGGACGGCCCTTCTGCCACACCAAGCAGCAGACGTGCCGCGATGACCGTGCCGAGCCCTCCGGCCAGCGCGGTCAGCAGACTGGCAACGGCCCACAGGGCGGAGGCGATTCGGGTGAGCCACGACACGCCGAAGAGGTCCACGAGCGCCCCCGCCGGGAGCTGGACCAGGCAGTACGACCACGTGAAGGCCGAGAGGACAATGCCGAGTTGACTGAGGTCGAGATCGAATTCGGTGGCGATCGGTGAACTCGCCACCGACAGCGCAATACGGTCGAGGAAGTTGACGACAATTCCGCCGGCGAGCAGTCCGCCTATCGCCCATCGGGCACGTCCGGAAGGTTTCACAGAACCGGGTCACCTTTCGCGCTGCGTCCGTACGCACGTTCCGCTTGGGCCGCGAGGTCAGGTGGTGGGGGGTGGGGGTGGGGGTTTGTAGAAAACGGCGCCCTTGACCGCGATCAGCGACGGACACGGGACCATGAGCCGGTCATTCATCCATGTGCCGGCTTCTTCGGTGTTCCGCACACCGGGCCGCCGATTGTGGGGGCGTCCACCATCGGTCACCGTGACCGAGGGACGCGTGTGACGCTAGGTGCCACCGCGATCGCCGGTCCAGACCGTGGTGGCTTCCTTGTCTCAATACCGTTGTACAGAGGGGCACTTCAGCGGAGATCGCCCGTTGCACTGGACGCGCAGGAACCGGTGGCCCAACCGCCGGGTTGGCCGCGGCTGTCGCCATCCGAGGCCCTTATGGTGTGCCCGGCCGAATATCGCCCAAGCCCCGTGGGCACCCTCAGGAAACCGGACGGGTGTGGTGGCGGCAGCCCGCTCCACGGAGAGGCCACCGTCTTCCCCATTGGTTAATCTGCACAGGTGACCACCGACCTGACCCTGTTGCCGCGCGTCGCCTATCTCGGTCAGGAGGTCACCGCACCCCGGCTCCGCGGTCTGCTCGCACTGCTCGCGGCAGACCTGCGCACGGGCTGCAGCACCGAGCGGCTGGTGGAAGGACTGTGGCCCGAGGAGTTGCCGGAGCGGCCGGCCAAGGCGGTACAGGTCCTCGTGTTCAGGGCACGGACACAACTGGGCGCCGATGTCGTCGCGAGCACACCGACCGGATACCGGCTGACCCTCACCCAGGAGCAGGTCGACAGCTCCGCCCTGCTGCTGCACGCCGCCACGAGTGCCGACCGGGCCAGGGCCGGGGATCATGCCGGGTCGCTGGCCGCGGCCGAGACCGGGCTCGCCCTGTGGGACGGCACCCCTGACGGCGCCGGTGACCCTGACGACCCCGTCGCCGCGTTACGCACCGAGCGCGCCCCCGCCCGCGGTGCGCTCGTCCGCGCCGAGGCGCTCGCGCTGGCCCGCCTGGGGCGGCACGCGGAGGCGGCCGGGCCGCTGGCGAGGGCCGCAGCGGAGCATCCGCGCGACGAGGAGGTGCTCGCCGAGCTGCTGCGCGGCGAGGCGGCGACGGCGGGCCCGTCCGCCGCGCTGACGCGGTACGAGGCGTACCGCCGTGAACTGCGCGAGGCGCTCGGCACCGATCCGGGCGCCGGGCTCAAGGCCGTCCAGCAGGAGCTGCTGCGCGGCGAGTCACCCCCGGTCAGGCACGGCGTGCCGCACGAACCGAACCCGCTCCTCGGACGGGACGAGGACATCGCGGCCGTCACGGGGCTGCTCGGCTCCTCGCGCGTCGTCACCGTCGTGGGCCCCGGCGGCCTCGGCAAGACCCGGCTCGTGCACGCCGTCAGCCGCAGGGCGGAGCAGCGCGTGGTGCATTTCGTGCCGCTCGTCGGTGTCACCTCGGACGGGGACGTGGCCGCGGCGGTGGCCTCCGCACTGGGGGCGGGCGAGGGACGGCACGGCGCCGTGAGCGGCCACGCCCCGGCCGACCCGGTGTCCGCCGTCCTCGGAGTGCTCGGCTCGGGACCCGCTCTGCTGGTCCTGGACAACTGCGAACACGTCATCCGGGGCGCCGCCGACCTCGTACAGGCTCTGATCTCGTCCTCGAAGAACGTGCGGGTGCTGGCCACCAGCCGCGCCGCGCTGGGACTCACCTCGGAGGCGGTGTACGCACTGCCCGAGCTCCGTCTCGACACCTCGGTCGAGCTGTTCACGCAGCGGGCACGGGCCGCCCGCCCCGGGGTGAAGCTGCCACCGGAGGCAGTGGCCGAGCTGTGCGGTCACCTCGACGGACTACCGCTCGCCGTGGAGCTGGCCGCGGCGCGGGTGCGGGTCCTCTCGGTGCCGGAGATCGCGCGCCGCATCGGCGACCGGTTCGCTCTGCTGCGCGGCGGGGCGCGGGACGTGCCGGAGCGACACCGCACACTGCACGCGGTCGTGGAGTGGAGCTGGAACCTGCTCGTGGAGGATGCCAGGGCGGCGCTGCGCACTCTCTCCGTCTTCCCCGGCGGTTTCTCCGGCGAAGCGGCAGAGCAGGTGTTGGGTGATGACGCGCTGTTCCTGCTGGAGCAGTTGGCCGGTCAGTCGCTGCTCACCGTCTCCGACGCGCCGGTCGGTGTGCGGTTTCGGATGCTGGAGACCGTACGGGAGTTCAGTGCGGCCCGCCGCGCGGAGGCGGGCGAGGAGGAAGCGGCCGTCGGCCGGTTCCTCGCGTGGGCGCGGGACTTCGGGCTCGCCCACCACGACGTGCTCTTCGGCTCCGAGCCCCTGGCCGTGTGGGAGCGGATCAGAGCCGAGCAGGACAACCTCGTGCTGGCCCTGCGCCATGCCCTTGCCCGCGCGGACGGCCCCACCACGGCCGCCCTCACCGCGGTCCTGGCCGCCCTGTGGTCCACCAACTCCAACTACCCGCGTCTGGCCGCCCTCGCCGCCGAGACCGGCCCTCCCCTGTCGCACTACGACCCCGAGCCCGAGTTCGTCGAAGTCGCCCGCGTCGCCGCGGTGTTGTGCACGGCGAGCCTGTTCATGGGCTATCGCCCGCACGTCACCGTCGTCCGCCAGCTCGTCACCCTCCGACGGCTTCCCCCTGCCCCGCCGGACACGCTGCTGCGCGCCACCGCGGTCGTACTCACCGCGATCCCCGAGATGGTGCCCCCCGACTACGACGTGCTGCAACGGCTCTGCGACAGCGAGCAGCCGCTGGTCGCCGGCCTCGCCGAATGCGTCGCCACCTACATCTGGGAGCACGAGCACGACATCGAGCGTGCGCTCGCCTCGGCCCGCCGGATGATCGCCGCACTTGCGTCGGTCGCCAACCCGTCCATTCAGGTCATGGCCCATGCCCGGCTGAGCGACATGTGCCTGCAGACGGAGCAGGGCGAGGCCGCGTACGGGCATCTCAAGGCGGCGCTCGAGGCACTGCCGCGGCTCGACGACGAGCACGACTCCATCGGCATCCGCCGGGGCCTCGTGCTGGCCTGTCTGCAGCGCGGCGACCCCGACGAGGCCGAGTACTGGCTGCGCCAGGCCGAGGGCGACAGCACCCCGCCCAGCGACGCCTCCTTCATCCCCGACCTCTGCGGACGCGCCGAGATCGCGCTCTCCCGAGGGCTGACGGAGACCGGGCTCGATCTGTGGCGCCGTGCCGTGGAGCGGATGCCGGAGGCCGACCCGACACACAGCAGCGACCCCTGGCTCGACCCGTGGGCACTGGAGATCCAGTCGGCGGCGGTGACGGCGCACGCGCACGCCGGCTGTCTGGCGCTCGTCGCGGATCCGGTCACCCGGCTGCACCAGCGGCTGCGGACGCTGCTGTCCGGCCCGGCCCGCACGCCCAGGGAACTCCCGGTGTTCGGGACGGTGCTGCACGCGCTCGGCATGGCGGGACTCGCGTCCGGCGACGCCGGTGCCGTACGGATGATCGCGCTGGCCGAACGGCTACGGGTGCTGCGCGAGTTCCAGCCGACGATGTCGGCGGCCCGCGCCCGCAAGGCGGCCGAGGACGCCGACCGGGCCGCGTACGCCGAGGCCGTGTCGCAGTACGCCGTTCTCGAACGGAACAAGCTGCGCGAGGCAGCCCGCGCGCTCGTTTTGAGTGACAGCTGACCCGCTCCCGAGGCCCATCGCTCGGGGCGGGCCCGGTTTCAGGGGGCTGAAACCGGGCTGAGTGCGCGCTGAGTGCACGCTGCCGCAACCTCGGCGGCATGACCACAACGACATCGCCCTCACTCGCCATCGCGGCCAAGGGGCTGCGTAAGGCCTACGGAGACAAGAAGGTCCTCGACGGCATCGACCTGGCGGTGCCGGCCGGCTCCATCTTCTCCCTGCTCGGCCCGAACGGCGCGGGCAAGACCACCACAGTCAAGATCCTCTCCACGCTCATCTCCGGCGAGGCCGACGAACTGCGGGTCGGCGGCCACGACCTGGCCGCCGACCCGCAGGCCGCGCGGGCCGCGATCGGTGTCACCGGTCAGTTCTCCGCCGTCGACGGCCTGATCACCGGCGAGGAGAACATGCTCCTCATGGCGGACCTGCACCACCTCCCGCGGAGCGAGGGCCGTCGCACCACCGCCGAACTCCTC
Above is a genomic segment from Streptomyces sp. R21 containing:
- a CDS encoding DUF1330 domain-containing protein; this translates as MTAYAIAHLQEAAPHPEIAEYIERIPATFEPYGGRWLVHATQHEVKEGSWPGHVVVIGFPGIAEARAWWDSAAYQEIAPLRSRHIEGDIILVGGVPEGYDSTATAKLMREGLPAE
- a CDS encoding amidase → MDRIDATRRGVLSLGAAAAATPWLGASHANAQAPAPADTAPGPLDELGITELRERMDDGRLDAVRLTRYYLDRIERIDPLLHAVIEVNPDALSEARRLDAERQPRGPLHGIPVVLKDLVETADRMHTTAGALALEGLRPARDATVAARLRAAGAVVLGKTNLSEWAGGLSLTHHAGWSARGGQTRNPYKLDRSPNESSSGTAVAAAANLCVAGIGTETNGSIIDPASANSVVGVKPTVGLVGRGGVIPGVPSQDSVGPIARTVRDAAILLGTLVGVDARDPASEASRGHFHRDYTRFLHADGLRGARIGVPRTVYFGYSHHADEIAERAIATLRAAGATVVDPADIPTAEQLEDLHSSLVVQAYEIKKALNAYLAGAPGDHPRTLAELIAFNRAHADRELRYVQQDGLEMVQQLDFSEREYREALATNHRLSRAEGIDAVLRKFRLDALVMPTTGPPAKIDLVLGDSYGGGASTPAALAGYPAISVPAGFAFGLPVGLTFMGTAWSEPTLLRLAYAYEQASRVRRRPTYRPADVGF
- a CDS encoding BTAD domain-containing putative transcriptional regulator, producing MTTDLTLLPRVAYLGQEVTAPRLRGLLALLAADLRTGCSTERLVEGLWPEELPERPAKAVQVLVFRARTQLGADVVASTPTGYRLTLTQEQVDSSALLLHAATSADRARAGDHAGSLAAAETGLALWDGTPDGAGDPDDPVAALRTERAPARGALVRAEALALARLGRHAEAAGPLARAAAEHPRDEEVLAELLRGEAATAGPSAALTRYEAYRRELREALGTDPGAGLKAVQQELLRGESPPVRHGVPHEPNPLLGRDEDIAAVTGLLGSSRVVTVVGPGGLGKTRLVHAVSRRAEQRVVHFVPLVGVTSDGDVAAAVASALGAGEGRHGAVSGHAPADPVSAVLGVLGSGPALLVLDNCEHVIRGAADLVQALISSSKNVRVLATSRAALGLTSEAVYALPELRLDTSVELFTQRARAARPGVKLPPEAVAELCGHLDGLPLAVELAAARVRVLSVPEIARRIGDRFALLRGGARDVPERHRTLHAVVEWSWNLLVEDARAALRTLSVFPGGFSGEAAEQVLGDDALFLLEQLAGQSLLTVSDAPVGVRFRMLETVREFSAARRAEAGEEEAAVGRFLAWARDFGLAHHDVLFGSEPLAVWERIRAEQDNLVLALRHALARADGPTTAALTAVLAALWSTNSNYPRLAALAAETGPPLSHYDPEPEFVEVARVAAVLCTASLFMGYRPHVTVVRQLVTLRRLPPAPPDTLLRATAVVLTAIPEMVPPDYDVLQRLCDSEQPLVAGLAECVATYIWEHEHDIERALASARRMIAALASVANPSIQVMAHARLSDMCLQTEQGEAAYGHLKAALEALPRLDDEHDSIGIRRGLVLACLQRGDPDEAEYWLRQAEGDSTPPSDASFIPDLCGRAEIALSRGLTETGLDLWRRAVERMPEADPTHSSDPWLDPWALEIQSAAVTAHAHAGCLALVADPVTRLHQRLRTLLSGPARTPRELPVFGTVLHALGMAGLASGDAGAVRMIALAERLRVLREFQPTMSAARARKAAEDADRAAYAEAVSQYAVLERNKLREAARALVLSDS
- a CDS encoding MFS transporter, with protein sequence MKPSGRARWAIGGLLAGGIVVNFLDRIALSVASSPIATEFDLDLSQLGIVLSAFTWSYCLVQLPAGALVDLFGVSWLTRIASALWAVASLLTALAGGLGTVIAARLLLGVAEGPSMVGASKATATWFPLSERGMATAMFDGATKVANMVAFPLLAFVMSEWGWRAGFLFSAALSLLFSVAWWWGYRDPSEHRMLRDTEREFILKGGARDSDRGRPGRLRCVLRSRRSWTMAFACYGYTINVVVTWMPEFFQREYGLRLLNSGFHSMIPWGVATVAELVVGGWLVDRLVSRGRDPIRVRRTVLTAGLVCGATIGAAGTAGSAAAAVAWMSVSLAGLAIAAPVAWSLPGLLAEPGTVGAVSGLMNFANTAATGCGVVFTGWLAQATGSFHAPFLFAVVVLAVGVLLYRIVLRPTPSAHSASRTASPPQGAVIDAGDGEAVQAADSSAPKTPASLHTRNRP